The stretch of DNA TCTAGAATTGGCTTTATCATGGCCGCTGCAGGCAGCGCTGTTGGCGTGGGTAATATTTGGGGTTTTCCTACGCAGGCAGCAACTCATGGTGGTGGCGCATTTTTACTGGTATATCTCATTTTGATCTTGCTGCTTGGTTACCCGATGTTACTTGCGGAGCTGATGATTGGTCGCCACGGTCAAACCAACCCGGCAGACGCCATGGCAAAAATCGCCAACAATCCTATGGCTAAAAAGATAGGTAAAACTATCGGTTTTATCTCCATTATTACCGCCACCCTCATCTGTACTTTTTACAGCATATTGTCAGGTTGGTTTGTGAGTTTCGCCCTCGCGCCAGTGGCACAAATGGCCAATCAGCCACAGGTATCGGCTTGGTTAATGGACTTTTCGCTTTCCCGCAATCTGGTGTTTACGCTGGTCTTTATCGCCATGGTCATTTTGGTTATTCGCCAAGGCGTGCAGCAAGGGATCGAGCGCTGGTCAAAACGATTAATGCCAATGTTATTGATTATTTTAGTCGCCGGGGTGGCTTACATATTAACGCAACCGGGTGCAATGCAAGGGCTTGAAGTATTACTCGTACCTGATTTTAGCCGAATATTTGAAGCCGACGTACTGGTTGGAGCCCTTGGACAAACCTTCTTCTCGCTAACCATAGGTACCGGTGCAATGATGGTTTACGGAGCCTATTTAAACCAAAATGAGGATCTCGGCAAGCTAACCGCTTATGTCACGTTAACCGACACCAGTGTTGCATTTTTAGCGGCATTAATGGTGATCCCAGCCATGTACGTTGCACAGCACAACGGCGTACAGATATTCGCAGAAGATGGCAGTTTGCTCAATTCAGACACCTTAGTGTTTACCGTATTACCCGCGCTATTTGATACATTAGGCGGTGTAAGTCAGTATCTACTCGCCATTATTTTCTTCATGTTGATGACCATTGCAGGCCTCACCTCTGCTATCTCTATTGTTGAGGTTCCCACCAGCTACATAGTAGAGAAAACATCACTAGGCCGCGATAAAGCAACGCTATTGGTTGGTGCCCTTATCGCTGTGTTATCTATGGTGGTGGTGTTTAACTTCAACACCCTATTTGGATTGATGATCACTTTAACCACCGAGCGAGCTCAGCCGTTAATCGCCTTAGGCATCGCCATCTTCTTGGGTTGGGTTTGGAGCCGTAACAAGTTGATTAACACCATTGCAGCGCAAGATGGAGTAAAAGCTGACAGCCTGTTTTGGAAGCTATGGCCAGTGTATGTCAAGTTCGTTTGCCCGCTGTTGATTATCGTCATTATCATGCAGTTGTTTACTAAATAGCATTTGTTAGTTGCTATCAAATCCCCGCTATATGCGGGGATTTTTGTTTTCACATTCATTGAATTATGTGGGTTTGGGTGAGTTTGGGGTTAGCTAATTGCGATTAAAGCACGGCCTACGGCCGATAAGGTCGTGGTGCTTCGCCCACACCTGAGCCAAGGGGTAAAGCGCTTGTACCCCTTAGCAAACCCTCAGCGCCCCGGCGAAATTGTCTGAAAAGCGAAAATTTCCAACGGGGAAGATAGTGTTATTCCTAGCTTAAGAGGTTAAGGGCTTATATCTGTATTTTTAAATTAACAACACAGACACTGGGACAGCGTGACTTTCCAATTAAAAAGTGTCTGCACATACGGTCGTTCATTCCCATCTGACCCATAGCAATATGGGAAATATCACTATGATGTCGGGAACGTCATCGACCATGTAATCACGACATTCGGACTTCCTGTCCAGCACCACCACAGACGATTGGATCCGCAAAAGTTAAAGTATCAAGCTTTGCTTAGCCAAAGTCGTGGTATTACAAAAATAAACAATTTAGGATAATAGCTTAGCAGTGCTAACTTTGGACAAGACAAGTGCGCAGCCAAGAACGTTATCGAGCTACTATTGAATAAGCTTTAGGGGGGATTAAGTGCTCGCATCAGAGTTGACTAAAAAATTATTAGCAGAAGGTTGCACACCAGAAAGCTTTACTGTTTTGTCTCGCCAGAGCGATGCTTATTGCTTGGATAGACTTGGAGGTGCGTGGGCTGTTTTTTATTCCGAAAGAGGAATAGATGCTAACCCCATCTATTGGTCAAGCTCGGAAATTGACGCTTGCAAATTCTTCTATGACTACATTCTAAATTTAGAGCATTGGCACTTGGTCGGCTTTTTTATACAAGAAACACAAGCTCAAGAACTAGAACATAAACTGAAAAAATTTGGGGTTCGTTCTATTCGAAATGATATACCCGCTTTCAATACCGCCAATGATCCAAGATACCGTGTGTTCGTTGTCGGTAAAGATATATTTAAAGCCAAAGATCACCTTGGGACTCTGGTAATAAAGTATACCTAACAATAATTTGAAGCTGAGCAGCTAATAGCTTACTTCATTTTTATTCGCGAGATACTTTGGCCAAATATATAATGGCCCGTTGAAATGGGCCCAATGTAACCGAAAAAGTTCTCACTATAGGTAAGAAAATGAAGCAGAATATTGTCCATATTGCACTTGTAGTCAAAGACTACGACGAAGCGATAGATTTCTATGTCAACAAGCTAAAGTTTGAGCTTATTGAAGATACTTATCAATCGGAGCAAGATAAACGTTGGGTTGTTGTGGCGCCACCAAATTCACATGGCGTGACTTTGCTGCTTGCTAAGGCTTCTAAACCTGAACAGCACAATTTTATTGGCAATCAAGCCGGTGGGCGAGTATTCATCTTCTTGAATACTGATGATTTTTGGCGTGACTATGAGCACATGAAGTCAATTGGTATCAACTTTGTTCGCGAACCGAAAGAGCAGGACTACGGCACTGTAGCGGTCTTTGAGGATTTATATGGCAATCTTTGGGATTTACTGCAACTAAACCCCGATCACCCCATGGCGAAAAGATAGAAATAGCTTTAAATACCAGCCACTTTCGTCCAGATATAACAGGGCCTTGCTGCAAGTCAATCTAACCTCCATCAATGAAGATAAAGGAAGAAGCTACAATCTCGACCCACTTTTCAGCAGTGGGGGTGAGTTACAAATTAAAACCTGTGTAACCATAAGTAACCCAATAAGCCTGATTGGTTAATGCTTTACCCATCCCTTTACATGGTATTAATAATTGAGAACATCATCACAAGACTCAAAAAAACAATAAAGGTGAGTCTGATAAGTTACTAATAATTATTTTTTAATAAACAAGATGTTCTATGGTGCTGCAATGTGGAAACTCAGATAATTTTAGACAAAAATATTATGGAAAATCAGAATCAGCGACAATCAAAAGAAGTAACCTACCCAGATAGTTATAAAATTCTATCTACCACCGATCTTAATGGTTACATCACTCATGTGAACAAGGACTTCTTACAAACATGTGGTTATGAAAAGTCTGAGCTGGTCGGTAAACCTCATAATATTATTAGACATTCTGATATGCCCAAAGCAGCATTTAAAGATCTCTGGCAAACAGTTCAAGGTGGTCGTTCTTGGATGGGGCTGGTCAAAAATAAGTGCAAAGATGGCAGCTATTATTGGGTGAATGCTTTTGTCACGCCGATAAGACATCAGGGAAAAGTCACCGAATACCAATCTGTAAGAACTAAACTAGAGCCATCACTAAAGGCGAGAGCTCAAGCCTGTTACGACGCCATTAATAGTGGTAAAAAAATTAAACCTAAAAATCGTCTCTCTATTGTTCAATCTTTAGGTCTTAGTTGGGCTATCTCATTGTTGATGATCTACTTAGCCACAATATCATCTATACCCGTTAGTCTGGGGTTAGGCGCTGTTGGTCTATTCAGTTTCTTTCTACCATTAAGACGGTTAAACACACGGCTTAATCATCTGATGACCATGAGTAAAAAGGTTCATGACTGCGCGCTAAATCAGGTCATTTATACTGGATATCAAGATGAATTATCCCACATTGAATTAAGCTTAAGAATGCAAAGAGCGGAGAGCCTAGCCATTTTAGGCCGAGTTAAGAACAGCTCTGAAGAGTTACAAGAGAGTATGGTGGAACATGATAAACAGAATAATTCCAATCAAATT from Shewanella sp. Choline-02u-19 encodes:
- a CDS encoding sodium-dependent transporter yields the protein MSTVKQGHFSSRIGFIMAAAGSAVGVGNIWGFPTQAATHGGGAFLLVYLILILLLGYPMLLAELMIGRHGQTNPADAMAKIANNPMAKKIGKTIGFISIITATLICTFYSILSGWFVSFALAPVAQMANQPQVSAWLMDFSLSRNLVFTLVFIAMVILVIRQGVQQGIERWSKRLMPMLLIILVAGVAYILTQPGAMQGLEVLLVPDFSRIFEADVLVGALGQTFFSLTIGTGAMMVYGAYLNQNEDLGKLTAYVTLTDTSVAFLAALMVIPAMYVAQHNGVQIFAEDGSLLNSDTLVFTVLPALFDTLGGVSQYLLAIIFFMLMTIAGLTSAISIVEVPTSYIVEKTSLGRDKATLLVGALIAVLSMVVVFNFNTLFGLMITLTTERAQPLIALGIAIFLGWVWSRNKLINTIAAQDGVKADSLFWKLWPVYVKFVCPLLIIVIIMQLFTK
- a CDS encoding VOC family protein, whose protein sequence is MKQNIVHIALVVKDYDEAIDFYVNKLKFELIEDTYQSEQDKRWVVVAPPNSHGVTLLLAKASKPEQHNFIGNQAGGRVFIFLNTDDFWRDYEHMKSIGINFVREPKEQDYGTVAVFEDLYGNLWDLLQLNPDHPMAKR
- a CDS encoding methyl-accepting chemotaxis protein — translated: METQIILDKNIMENQNQRQSKEVTYPDSYKILSTTDLNGYITHVNKDFLQTCGYEKSELVGKPHNIIRHSDMPKAAFKDLWQTVQGGRSWMGLVKNKCKDGSYYWVNAFVTPIRHQGKVTEYQSVRTKLEPSLKARAQACYDAINSGKKIKPKNRLSIVQSLGLSWAISLLMIYLATISSIPVSLGLGAVGLFSFFLPLRRLNTRLNHLMTMSKKVHDCALNQVIYTGYQDELSHIELSLRMQRAESLAILGRVKNSSEELQESMVEHDKQNNSNQIHLVEQSSNLEQVVVAIGQMNEAVTDIAKSTTSSADEISTLVEKIETTQSALKTSQTTTSEITGLLSESHQSISELELQCVKVKSVLEVIDSLAQQTNLLALNAAIEAARAGEAGRGFAVVADEVRSLANHSQTSAHEIQSIIDTLSKTTAQAVSQMEQSHELTEKSVESNQILSDSLQSVSDGLHLMEANGEQIAVCAEEQSTVINQVYANAMDLKSSTNMFIKNCEHAASCSKEVTAQSGRLLELVVQFDH